In the Oncorhynchus nerka isolate Pitt River linkage group LG2, Oner_Uvic_2.0, whole genome shotgun sequence genome, one interval contains:
- the LOC115143463 gene encoding myosin regulatory light polypeptide 9-like — translation MSSKRAKGKTTKKRPQRATSNVFAMFDQSQIQEFKEAFNMIDQNRDGFIDKEDLHDMLASLGKNPSDEYLEGMMAEAPGPINFTMFLTMFGERLNGTDPEDVIRNAFACFDEEGSGVLHEDHLRELLTTMGDRFTDEEVDELFREAPIDTKGNFNYAEFTRILKHGAKDKDDM, via the exons ATGTCGAGCAAACGTGCAAAGGGGAAGACCACCAAGAAGCGGCCCCAGAGGGCCACGTCCAACGTGTTCGCCATGTTCGACCAGTCTCAGATCCAGGAGTTCAAGGAGGCCTTCAACATGATCGACCAGAACCGAGACGGCTTCATCGACAAGGAGGATCTTCATGACATGCTGGCCTCACTGG GTAAGAACCCGTCAGATGAGTACCTGGAGGGGATGATGGCGGAGGCGCCGGGGCCCATCAACTTCACCATGTTTCTCACCATGTTCGGAGAGCGCCTCAACGGCACCGACCCCGAGGACGTTATCCGCAACGCCTTCGCCTGCTTCGACGAGGAGGGTTCTG GAGTGCTCCACGAGGACCACCTGCGAGAGTTACTGACCACAATGGGCGACCGCTTCACTGATGAGGAAGTGGACGAGCTGTTCCGTGAGGCGCCTATCGACACGAAGGGCAACTTCAACTACGCCGAGTTCACCCGCATCCTCAAACACGGAGCTAAGGACAAGGACGACATGTAG